The proteins below come from a single Limosilactobacillus reuteri genomic window:
- a CDS encoding AI-2E family transporter — protein MKQYINHRHISLVLALFILYLAITYWEVVAKFIQTIFSATMPLLIGGIVAYIVNLLLRQYEYLYSHLFKKPSLQKFKRPVGIIMSYLTILLIITIVFALVIPELITCVKLLIANHSHIINHFIDYFEHSSDFKGFINSFDTSKIQWDKIGKYLTSGVGGTFRTVISTASSVFSVATTAIIAFFFSIYLLIYKEMLQRQFTKLLSTYFSRYQAQIIKVLKVFDESYSNYIVGQCKDAAILGISCFIGMTILRMPYASMIGVVTAFGALIPIIGAILGASVGVIIIFAVSPLQAGIFLIFIILLQQLDNRITYPLVVGRSIGLPSVWVFAAVIIGGGISGILGMMFTVPLFAALYKLLSADARNRITIQKNE, from the coding sequence GTGAAGCAATATATTAATCACCGTCATATTTCTTTAGTATTAGCCCTATTTATCCTCTACTTAGCAATCACTTACTGGGAAGTTGTTGCTAAATTTATCCAAACAATTTTTTCGGCAACCATGCCTCTTTTAATAGGAGGAATAGTCGCCTATATCGTTAACCTATTATTAAGACAGTATGAATACCTTTACTCGCATTTATTTAAGAAGCCAAGTTTGCAAAAATTCAAGCGGCCAGTTGGAATAATAATGTCCTACTTAACAATCCTCCTAATAATCACCATCGTCTTTGCTCTGGTAATTCCCGAACTTATTACGTGTGTAAAACTACTTATTGCAAATCATAGTCACATTATCAACCATTTTATTGATTACTTTGAACATAGCAGTGATTTTAAGGGCTTCATCAATAGCTTTGATACCAGTAAAATTCAATGGGATAAAATTGGTAAATACCTTACATCTGGTGTTGGTGGAACTTTCCGGACGGTTATTTCAACAGCCTCGTCTGTATTTTCAGTTGCCACAACCGCAATTATTGCGTTTTTCTTTTCAATCTACCTCTTGATTTATAAAGAGATGTTGCAACGTCAATTTACTAAATTACTTTCAACATACTTTAGCCGATACCAGGCACAAATAATTAAAGTTCTGAAAGTTTTTGATGAAAGTTACAGTAACTATATTGTTGGGCAATGTAAAGATGCCGCTATTCTTGGAATCTCGTGTTTTATTGGGATGACGATCTTACGAATGCCATATGCTTCAATGATCGGAGTTGTAACTGCATTTGGTGCATTAATTCCAATCATTGGGGCAATCCTTGGAGCGAGTGTCGGAGTAATTATCATTTTCGCCGTTTCTCCACTTCAAGCCGGTATTTTCTTGATCTTTATTATTCTTCTTCAACAGTTAGATAACCGCATTACCTATCCACTAGTTGTTGGAAGATCAATTGGTCTCCCAAGTGTATGGGTATTTGCTGCAGTTATTATTGGTGGAGGAATTTCCGGAATTCTTGGAATGATGTTCACTGTTCCTTTATTTGCAGCCCTTTATAAATTGTTAAGTGCTGATGCAAGAAACAGAATAACAATTCAAAAAAATGAGTGA
- a CDS encoding B3/4 domain-containing protein: protein MKQVTIDPSFWELFPDAQVNILFANGIDNHDTDDNYDERKKLLANAAHEADKFLTNETFRLNPVVDQWRQAFQQFKKKKGARSSIEALLKRANQGRKFEPIEPLVDVYNSISLSYGVPVGIEDRNKIAGNLHLGVAKGGEAFRPVGAEEDEPALAGEVIYYDDEGAVCRCLNWREAQRTMLTEDSQNVVAVMEAINPEQIERANEAMEELSKLINQYFGVNTSQVYRLTKDQPAADVPDNL, encoded by the coding sequence ATGAAGCAAGTGACGATTGATCCAAGTTTTTGGGAACTTTTTCCAGATGCACAGGTAAATATCTTGTTTGCAAATGGCATTGATAACCATGATACTGATGACAACTATGATGAACGAAAGAAACTATTAGCAAATGCTGCTCATGAGGCTGATAAGTTTCTAACCAATGAGACTTTTCGTTTGAATCCAGTTGTTGATCAATGGCGTCAAGCATTTCAACAATTTAAGAAAAAGAAAGGTGCGCGCTCATCAATTGAGGCCTTATTGAAGCGTGCCAATCAAGGACGGAAATTTGAACCAATTGAACCTCTTGTGGATGTCTACAATAGTATTTCTTTAAGCTACGGTGTTCCAGTGGGCATTGAAGATCGAAATAAGATTGCTGGCAACCTTCATCTTGGTGTTGCAAAAGGTGGCGAAGCATTTCGGCCAGTCGGTGCTGAAGAAGATGAACCTGCTTTGGCGGGGGAAGTTATTTATTATGACGATGAAGGTGCTGTTTGTCGTTGTCTAAATTGGCGTGAAGCTCAACGAACAATGTTGACAGAAGATTCTCAAAATGTAGTTGCGGTTATGGAAGCAATTAATCCAGAACAAATTGAACGCGCTAATGAAGCGATGGAAGAATTGAGTAAGTTAATTAACCAGTACTTTGGTGTAAATACATCGCAAGTTTATCGACTAACTAAGGACCAACCTGCTGCTGATGTTCCAGATAACTTATAA
- a CDS encoding MarR family winged helix-turn-helix transcriptional regulator, whose protein sequence is MIDILREIGMIDRALDSIANIEFKQIDLARGQYLYVVRIYEHPGIISEQLSNLIKVDRTTIARAVKKLEKNGFIERKSDPTNKKIKRLYVTQKGKEIYPFIIRENQFSNSEALKGFSEKEAQQVHDYLVRIRQNIDGDWDTVKHGGKRQY, encoded by the coding sequence ATGATTGATATTTTACGTGAAATAGGGATGATTGATCGAGCACTCGATTCGATTGCCAATATTGAGTTCAAGCAAATCGACTTAGCACGTGGTCAATACCTGTATGTTGTTCGTATTTATGAGCATCCAGGAATTATTTCAGAACAATTATCAAACTTGATAAAAGTAGACCGAACAACGATTGCCCGTGCTGTAAAAAAGCTTGAAAAAAATGGCTTTATTGAAAGAAAAAGTGATCCAACGAATAAGAAAATTAAACGACTTTATGTTACTCAAAAAGGAAAAGAGATTTATCCTTTTATTATTCGTGAAAACCAATTTTCAAATAGTGAGGCATTGAAAGGCTTCTCGGAAAAAGAGGCTCAGCAGGTTCATGACTATCTAGTTCGTATCCGCCAAAATATTGATGGCGATTGGGATACCGTAAAGCATGGGGGCAAACGTCAATATTAA
- a CDS encoding DUF1836 domain-containing protein, which yields MDKLEEYQRWQNNLARVRFPRWKELPTLGLYVDQVVAIVNEQLNHLGIEPLTKSMVNNYVKKKVIQAPIKKKYAVNQLVDLLLIGLLKSNFSLDDIRAGIAQVTMNSYPQAAYDRFVEILNALLAGEEIPSNNVINTQNDRLMTLALKSVLSRMDAAQLLTAMQKVAQPAPLENN from the coding sequence ATGGATAAATTAGAAGAATATCAACGATGGCAAAATAATTTAGCACGGGTGCGGTTTCCACGATGGAAAGAATTACCTACACTAGGTTTATATGTTGACCAGGTGGTGGCGATTGTAAATGAACAATTAAATCATTTAGGAATTGAGCCACTTACAAAATCAATGGTAAATAATTATGTGAAAAAGAAAGTTATTCAAGCACCGATTAAGAAAAAGTATGCCGTTAACCAATTAGTAGATCTTTTGCTTATTGGATTGTTAAAATCGAATTTTTCACTGGATGATATTCGTGCAGGAATTGCTCAGGTTACTATGAATTCTTACCCGCAAGCTGCCTATGACCGCTTTGTTGAAATTTTGAATGCACTTTTAGCTGGAGAAGAAATTCCAAGTAATAATGTGATTAATACACAAAATGATCGCTTAATGACATTAGCACTGAAATCAGTTTTATCGCGAATGGATGCAGCTCAATTATTAACAGCCATGCAAAAAGTCGCTCAGCCTGCGCCGTTGGAAAATAATTAA
- a CDS encoding NAD(P)H-binding protein translates to MGRIVFISHRHDDLVPTIIKRVPEAVALTSFKFEIQRGDILCWLPTVNEYVDDEVQELAELIDHSLFLPSKIVMLSIAGTADDATNQQLQEWYGQQATQTVLAHQYAVKMIDEFELPYTIIRALPITNEETSLKVVSEGNPLEGKEIGLGQVAQIIEQAVTTDDFRNQSIGIAP, encoded by the coding sequence ATGGGTCGGATAGTTTTTATTAGTCACCGGCATGACGATTTAGTACCAACTATTATCAAAAGGGTTCCAGAAGCAGTTGCTCTTACTAGTTTTAAATTTGAAATTCAGCGTGGGGATATATTATGTTGGCTTCCCACTGTTAATGAGTATGTAGATGATGAAGTCCAAGAGTTAGCCGAATTGATTGATCACTCACTGTTTTTACCGTCAAAAATAGTAATGCTTTCGATTGCAGGAACAGCAGATGATGCGACAAATCAGCAACTACAGGAATGGTATGGGCAACAGGCAACTCAGACTGTCCTTGCTCATCAATATGCGGTTAAAATGATTGATGAATTTGAGTTGCCCTATACTATTATTAGAGCTTTGCCAATTACTAATGAAGAAACTTCACTTAAGGTTGTTAGTGAAGGCAATCCTTTAGAAGGTAAAGAGATTGGATTAGGACAAGTAGCACAGATAATTGAACAGGCAGTTACTACCGATGATTTTCGGAATCAATCGATTGGAATTGCACCATAA
- a CDS encoding multidrug ABC transporter ATPase, translating into MSSITINDLVYDAKSGDQLDNVSLELKSPQVVGICSNDTGAATALEDLLSVRGKILNGDVTINGVPFKKYKRQSKNEIGRIDDVVLKGKTVAKAVDHALHHRKNALKPKQALQMLKSLKFEPDQMIASLNEAQQLELRIALLLAWQCPIVILSDAFDGLEENKRQMIGHLVKDYAQKVDALVLFTSKNISTLMRFAHTLYYFNGSHLTSARDLSMNDGVDCTVTVIGTGFPIDNAVKLGAHMLEEAGNETRFLFTGNIQTLLPLLEQSTITDVRIEDATIEDELMAY; encoded by the coding sequence GTGAGCAGTATTACAATTAATGATTTAGTCTATGATGCTAAATCAGGAGATCAATTAGATAACGTTTCATTAGAACTAAAGTCACCACAAGTAGTCGGAATTTGCAGTAACGATACAGGCGCAGCAACTGCATTAGAAGATTTATTATCTGTTCGTGGAAAAATCTTAAATGGGGATGTAACAATTAACGGGGTTCCATTCAAAAAATATAAGCGCCAAAGCAAAAATGAAATCGGCCGAATTGATGATGTGGTTTTAAAAGGAAAGACAGTGGCGAAAGCTGTTGACCACGCATTACATCATCGTAAAAATGCTTTGAAGCCAAAACAAGCACTCCAAATGCTTAAATCATTGAAATTTGAACCTGATCAAATGATTGCTTCATTAAACGAGGCACAACAACTAGAACTGCGGATAGCACTTCTCCTTGCTTGGCAATGTCCAATCGTAATTTTGAGTGATGCCTTTGATGGCTTAGAGGAAAATAAACGGCAAATGATTGGTCACCTTGTTAAAGACTATGCTCAAAAGGTCGATGCCTTAGTGCTTTTCACAAGCAAAAATATTTCAACATTGATGCGGTTTGCTCATACTCTTTATTACTTTAATGGCAGTCATTTGACTTCTGCACGTGATTTGTCGATGAATGATGGAGTAGATTGTACTGTGACAGTAATAGGAACTGGTTTCCCAATCGACAATGCAGTAAAGTTAGGGGCACACATGTTGGAAGAAGCAGGTAATGAGACCCGTTTCCTTTTCACTGGAAATATTCAAACATTACTGCCATTACTAGAGCAAAGCACCATTACTGATGTCAGAATTGAAGATGCAACGATTGAAGATGAATTGATGGCTTACTAA
- a CDS encoding hemolysin family protein gives MNEGQLFTNFVIIIITFIFAAFFVAAEFALVQARVTALEEMQAKRDKPSTKINRAIKMVTNLTEYLSTTQVGVSICGIILGWVGEGTIEALLADALSLPSWSLNNSVIHVVSAIVGVLLLTYFEVVLTEIVPKNISIDIPIKTLMFVTTPLHYFHITFYPFVWLLNSSANGIVKMLGMKPADESQDVLSQSEIISLSRNAVKGGELEHNDLLYMERAFDFNDKVAKDIMIDRTQLTVIDINKTVNDAIKLYLKTKYSRLPVVADKDKDKILGYVFNYDLIRQKQINGDVSLAKVLRHMPTTPETTSITEVLKLMISTRVPMVVVVDEYGGTSGIITDKDIYEELFGTVRDEIDKVSDNMISKIDENQYRVDGKTTIYDFERFFHVELKDSEDSDVVTLSGYVLDNYHNIHEGETIKLANLELKIQDYRHSYIDSFIVTTLSK, from the coding sequence TTGAATGAGGGCCAACTATTCACTAATTTTGTAATTATAATCATTACATTTATCTTTGCGGCATTTTTTGTGGCAGCCGAATTTGCTTTAGTGCAAGCACGGGTAACAGCCCTAGAAGAAATGCAAGCAAAGCGCGATAAACCATCTACCAAAATAAACCGCGCAATCAAAATGGTCACCAATCTAACAGAATACCTTTCGACCACTCAAGTAGGAGTTTCAATTTGTGGAATTATTCTCGGTTGGGTCGGTGAAGGAACGATTGAAGCACTCTTAGCTGATGCACTTTCGTTACCAAGCTGGTCACTAAACAATAGTGTCATCCATGTTGTAAGTGCCATTGTGGGAGTTCTTCTTCTAACATATTTCGAAGTAGTTTTAACAGAGATTGTACCCAAAAACATCAGTATTGATATTCCAATTAAGACCCTGATGTTCGTTACCACCCCACTGCACTATTTTCACATTACTTTTTATCCTTTCGTTTGGTTGCTTAATAGTTCTGCCAACGGAATTGTTAAAATGTTAGGCATGAAGCCAGCTGACGAGAGCCAAGACGTCCTTTCGCAAAGTGAGATTATTAGCCTATCTCGAAACGCTGTTAAAGGCGGTGAACTTGAGCACAATGACTTGCTATATATGGAACGAGCCTTTGACTTTAACGATAAGGTTGCTAAAGATATTATGATCGATCGTACTCAATTAACAGTTATTGATATAAATAAAACCGTAAATGACGCGATTAAACTATATCTTAAGACGAAATATAGCCGCTTACCGGTAGTTGCTGATAAGGATAAGGATAAGATTTTAGGTTATGTTTTTAACTACGATCTAATTCGGCAAAAGCAAATCAACGGAGATGTATCTTTAGCAAAAGTTCTTCGCCATATGCCTACTACTCCTGAGACTACCTCAATTACCGAAGTCCTTAAGTTAATGATTAGTACTCGGGTGCCCATGGTAGTCGTTGTTGATGAGTATGGGGGTACTAGCGGAATTATTACTGACAAGGACATTTATGAAGAACTATTTGGAACAGTAAGAGACGAGATCGACAAGGTTTCAGATAACATGATTTCTAAAATTGATGAAAATCAATACCGGGTTGATGGAAAAACGACCATTTATGATTTTGAACGCTTCTTCCATGTTGAACTTAAAGATTCTGAAGATAGCGATGTAGTAACTTTATCAGGATATGTGTTAGATAATTATCATAATATTCATGAAGGAGAAACGATCAAACTAGCCAACCTTGAGTTAAAAATTCAAGATTATCGTCATTCATATATTGATAGTTTTATTGTTACCACTTTATCAAAGTAA
- the nrdI gene encoding class Ib ribonucleoside-diphosphate reductase assembly flavoprotein NrdI, producing the protein MAPMNIIYISLEGNTRSFLTRMQGYAKQQHSISEDRPLIELKEVSDQTLPADETEPFFAFVPTYLNGGNGIDSGFTEIMTNALGEYISYNDNAKKCVGFVGSGNKNFNEQYCLTARKYARNFDAPFLADYELRGTSQDIERIYTILAKRWSEVNA; encoded by the coding sequence ATGGCACCAATGAATATTATTTATATCTCGCTTGAGGGAAATACCCGTTCCTTCTTAACGCGGATGCAGGGATATGCTAAACAACAGCACAGTATTAGTGAAGATCGTCCACTTATTGAATTAAAAGAAGTTAGCGATCAAACGCTTCCTGCCGATGAAACAGAACCCTTCTTTGCCTTCGTACCCACATATTTAAATGGTGGTAACGGGATCGATTCTGGTTTCACTGAAATTATGACAAATGCATTAGGTGAATATATTTCCTACAACGATAACGCTAAAAAATGTGTCGGCTTTGTAGGTAGTGGTAATAAGAATTTTAACGAACAATATTGCTTAACTGCTCGTAAATACGCGCGAAACTTTGACGCGCCATTTCTCGCAGACTATGAATTACGAGGCACTTCACAAGATATTGAGCGAATTTATACTATCTTAGCTAAACGGTGGAGCGAAGTTAACGCCTAA
- a CDS encoding VOC family protein, with product MTAIYPYLTFENAKEAMAYYEQDFGAQITYHESLTKEQAESLGLPVDQLNQTTMRGEFMIAGQKIICADATMGNPQTSTLISILLDFEEEEDKARDLFNRLAKSDNQRVTVPFGDWILNNVMGQIVDKYGITWLISANKQG from the coding sequence ATGACGGCTATATACCCATACCTAACATTTGAAAATGCGAAGGAAGCAATGGCTTATTATGAACAAGACTTTGGCGCTCAGATTACATATCACGAGTCTCTGACAAAAGAGCAGGCGGAAAGTCTTGGATTACCAGTTGATCAATTGAACCAGACAACAATGCGTGGTGAATTTATGATTGCTGGACAAAAGATTATTTGTGCAGATGCAACGATGGGCAATCCCCAAACGTCTACACTAATTTCAATTTTACTCGATTTTGAAGAAGAGGAAGATAAAGCACGTGATTTGTTTAATCGTTTAGCAAAATCAGACAATCAACGTGTGACGGTACCATTTGGTGATTGGATCCTAAATAATGTAATGGGGCAGATTGTAGATAAGTATGGGATAACATGGCTGATAAGTGCTAATAAACAAGGCTAA
- a CDS encoding CynX/NimT family MFS transporter has product MKKLKKHSPLLILGLFFLGICMRMPITAIPSVIKDIAQTFNVETTSLGILTTIPLLCFGLLSSVVSALAQKIGNELTIELAMILMFIGSYLRILNFSSLMIGTILIGAAITCINVLLPAIISDKLPNQIGSVTGMYNVAMTLFAAIGAYAITPITHATSWQTAVIIISIVALIAAIIWVPNLRYNQRATKESSSTERGTNMWKNANAWWLLLFFGGQCFVFYSIVAWLPTIAMDAGLSSDNASLVAGLLQLLSMPFAFVIPVIATKMKNRQPIMLFAGIISLIGTGMMFFPVNSLVYYIFVALFLGAGTTTTFVLAMTLFGLKTKSSADTRNLSGMVQSVGYLISALGPIVVGNLYSQTHNWFASLIVIAIAAIFFTVCGVIAERKQFV; this is encoded by the coding sequence TTGAAAAAACTCAAAAAGCATAGTCCGCTTCTAATCCTTGGATTATTCTTCCTTGGGATCTGTATGCGGATGCCGATTACAGCAATACCGTCTGTCATTAAAGATATTGCACAAACTTTTAATGTAGAAACTACTAGCTTAGGAATTTTAACCACTATTCCCCTCCTTTGTTTTGGATTATTATCATCAGTAGTTTCAGCACTCGCTCAAAAAATTGGTAATGAACTAACGATTGAATTAGCAATGATTTTAATGTTTATTGGTTCTTACCTACGAATTTTAAATTTCTCCTCGTTAATGATCGGAACAATATTAATCGGGGCTGCCATCACTTGTATTAACGTCTTATTACCTGCGATTATTTCTGACAAACTTCCTAATCAAATTGGAAGTGTGACCGGGATGTATAATGTCGCGATGACTTTATTTGCTGCAATTGGCGCTTACGCAATTACTCCAATCACCCATGCTACTAGTTGGCAAACCGCTGTTATCATTATTAGTATTGTTGCTTTAATTGCAGCAATTATCTGGGTACCAAACTTACGCTATAATCAACGTGCCACTAAAGAAAGCAGTTCTACTGAGCGTGGAACTAACATGTGGAAAAATGCAAATGCATGGTGGTTACTCTTATTCTTCGGGGGACAATGTTTCGTATTCTATAGTATCGTTGCCTGGTTACCTACAATTGCCATGGACGCTGGATTAAGCAGTGATAATGCAAGTTTAGTTGCTGGATTACTACAGCTATTATCAATGCCATTCGCCTTTGTAATCCCAGTGATTGCCACTAAGATGAAAAATCGGCAACCAATTATGCTATTTGCAGGAATCATTTCTTTAATTGGAACTGGAATGATGTTCTTCCCTGTAAATTCTCTTGTTTACTATATATTTGTTGCCCTATTTCTTGGTGCCGGTACAACTACTACTTTCGTTCTTGCAATGACCTTGTTCGGACTAAAGACTAAGAGTTCTGCCGATACCCGAAACCTTTCTGGAATGGTCCAATCAGTAGGATACTTAATTTCTGCATTAGGTCCTATCGTTGTTGGAAACCTTTATTCACAAACACATAATTGGTTTGCAAGTTTAATCGTGATTGCTATTGCAGCTATCTTCTTCACAGTCTGTGGTGTAATAGCAGAACGTAAACAATTTGTTTAA
- the zwf gene encoding glucose-6-phosphate dehydrogenase, translated as MATENKAVITLFGATGDLAKRKLYTALFKLYQKGYLADHFALLGTSRRPLTDEEFQQIVRESISNIPETEDGQAEAFSKHFFYKSHDVTKPEHYEILKQRLAELDEQFGAEGNRLFYMSMAPQFFGTIALNLKKQGLLTDNGFNRLVIEKPFGRDFESAKKLNDELSQTFSENQIFRIDHYLGKEMVQNIQALRFGNTMIESLWNNRYIDNIQVTLSEKLGVEERAGYYDQSGALRDMVQNHIMQIVAQLAMEQPVAFTDADVRVEKIKALRSLRLYTPSEAAANFVRGQYDAGEGTNAYRHEDGVDPESGTETFVAAKLMFDNYRWSGVPFYVRTGKKLADKFTRIDVVFKKPLIDIFANPRSESDQSLNSNVLTIFVEPNSGFAIQLNAKRAGQGFTTEPVDLRFLQSDSDKKESPEPYERLFHDALEGDHTNFASWAEIAYAWKFVDVIRKLWDIEKPQFPNYTPGSMGPAASDELLARDGRKWVYRLNH; from the coding sequence TTGGCTACAGAAAATAAGGCTGTCATTACATTATTTGGTGCGACTGGTGACCTTGCAAAGCGTAAACTTTATACTGCTTTGTTCAAGTTATATCAAAAGGGTTACCTAGCTGACCATTTTGCATTACTAGGAACCTCCCGTCGTCCATTGACTGACGAAGAATTCCAACAAATCGTTCGTGAATCTATTAGCAATATTCCAGAAACTGAGGATGGCCAAGCAGAAGCATTCTCAAAACACTTTTTCTACAAGTCACATGATGTTACTAAACCAGAACATTACGAAATCCTTAAGCAACGCCTTGCCGAATTAGATGAACAATTTGGCGCTGAAGGCAACCGTCTCTTCTACATGTCAATGGCACCACAATTCTTCGGTACTATTGCATTGAACTTGAAGAAGCAAGGATTATTAACTGACAATGGCTTTAACCGTCTTGTTATTGAAAAGCCATTTGGTCGTGACTTTGAATCTGCTAAGAAGCTTAACGATGAATTATCACAAACATTTAGTGAAAATCAAATTTTCCGGATTGACCACTACCTTGGTAAGGAAATGGTTCAAAACATTCAAGCATTACGTTTTGGTAACACCATGATTGAATCACTCTGGAATAATCGTTACATTGATAACATCCAAGTAACTTTAAGTGAAAAGCTTGGTGTTGAAGAACGTGCCGGTTACTATGACCAATCTGGTGCATTACGTGATATGGTGCAAAACCACATCATGCAAATCGTTGCTCAATTAGCAATGGAACAACCAGTTGCATTTACTGATGCTGATGTTCGAGTTGAAAAGATTAAGGCTCTTCGTAGTCTTCGCCTCTACACGCCATCAGAAGCAGCTGCTAACTTTGTCCGTGGACAATATGATGCTGGAGAAGGAACTAACGCTTACCGTCATGAAGATGGTGTTGATCCAGAATCTGGTACTGAAACCTTTGTTGCTGCTAAGTTAATGTTTGATAACTATCGTTGGTCTGGTGTACCATTCTACGTTCGGACTGGTAAGAAGTTAGCAGACAAGTTTACTCGTATTGATGTTGTCTTCAAGAAGCCATTAATCGATATCTTTGCTAACCCACGTTCTGAAAGTGACCAATCCCTTAACTCAAACGTATTAACTATTTTTGTTGAACCTAACTCAGGTTTTGCAATCCAATTAAATGCTAAGCGCGCAGGTCAAGGCTTCACAACAGAACCTGTTGATTTACGCTTCTTGCAAAGTGATTCTGATAAGAAGGAATCTCCAGAACCATATGAACGTCTTTTCCATGATGCACTTGAAGGTGACCACACAAACTTTGCCTCATGGGCTGAAATTGCTTATGCATGGAAGTTCGTCGATGTTATCCGTAAGCTTTGGGATATTGAAAAGCCTCAATTCCCTAACTACACTCCTGGTTCCATGGGTCCAGCAGCTTCTGACGAACTCTTGGCTCGTGATGGACGTAAGTGGGTTTATCGTTTAAATCATTAG
- the gndA gene encoding NADP-dependent phosphogluconate dehydrogenase, with protein MSDQKAQIGVVGLAVMGKNLALNIESRGFTVGVYNRHRNRTDDMMRDHSDKKLVPSYTVKEFVDSLEKPRRILMMVKAGKPTDALIDELLPLLDKGDVLIDGGNTNFHDTMARNAKLDKSGINFIGMGVSGGELGALHGPSLMPGGQKEAYDLVAPILTKIAAKAEEDGKPCVAYIGPNGAGHYVKMVHNGIEYGDEELIDESYNIMRNVLKMPVDDIAKTFAEWNKGELSSYLVDITADILTRKDDLGDDKNKPIVDMILDRGANKGTGKWSSMTALDGGAPQSVITEAVYARYISMMKDERVQASKELPVETEAISIDDKKEMIEKVRQALYFGKLMSYAQGFEQMRIDSERYDWNLKYGELAQIWRAGCIIRAQFLQNITDAFTKNPDLKNLLLDDYFKDIAKKYQKATRDVVTLAVKAGIPVPSLSAAISYYDSYRSEVLPANLLQAQRDYFGAHTYERTDRPGNFHYSWYEEQ; from the coding sequence ATGTCTGATCAAAAAGCACAAATTGGTGTTGTTGGTTTAGCTGTTATGGGTAAGAACCTTGCACTAAACATCGAAAGTCGTGGCTTCACGGTTGGTGTATACAACCGTCACCGTAACCGTACTGACGATATGATGCGTGACCACAGCGATAAGAAGTTAGTACCTAGCTACACTGTTAAGGAATTCGTAGACTCACTAGAAAAGCCTCGTCGGATTCTTATGATGGTTAAGGCCGGTAAGCCAACTGATGCTCTTATCGACGAATTATTGCCATTACTTGACAAGGGTGATGTTTTAATCGATGGTGGTAACACTAACTTCCACGATACTATGGCTCGTAACGCTAAGTTAGACAAGTCTGGTATCAACTTCATCGGAATGGGTGTTTCCGGTGGTGAATTAGGTGCCCTTCACGGTCCTTCACTTATGCCAGGTGGTCAAAAAGAAGCTTATGACTTAGTTGCTCCAATCCTTACTAAGATTGCTGCTAAGGCTGAAGAAGATGGCAAGCCATGTGTTGCTTACATTGGACCAAATGGTGCTGGTCACTATGTTAAGATGGTTCACAACGGTATCGAATACGGTGATGAAGAATTAATCGACGAAAGTTACAACATCATGCGTAACGTATTAAAGATGCCTGTTGATGACATTGCTAAGACCTTTGCTGAATGGAACAAGGGTGAATTAAGCAGTTACCTTGTTGATATTACTGCTGATATCCTTACTCGTAAGGATGACCTTGGTGACGACAAGAACAAGCCTATTGTTGACATGATCCTTGACCGTGGTGCTAACAAGGGTACTGGTAAGTGGAGTTCAATGACTGCCCTTGATGGTGGTGCTCCTCAATCAGTTATTACAGAAGCTGTTTACGCTCGTTACATTTCAATGATGAAGGACGAACGTGTACAAGCAAGCAAGGAATTGCCTGTTGAAACTGAAGCTATTTCAATCGACGACAAGAAGGAAATGATTGAAAAGGTACGTCAAGCTCTTTACTTCGGTAAGCTTATGAGTTACGCACAAGGTTTCGAACAAATGCGGATCGACTCCGAACGTTACGACTGGAACCTTAAGTATGGTGAATTGGCTCAAATTTGGCGTGCAGGATGCATTATTCGTGCACAATTCTTACAAAACATTACTGATGCCTTCACTAAGAACCCAGACTTGAAGAACTTGCTTCTTGATGATTACTTCAAGGATATTGCTAAGAAGTACCAAAAGGCAACTCGTGACGTTGTTACTCTTGCTGTTAAGGCTGGTATTCCTGTTCCTTCACTTAGTGCTGCTATCAGTTACTACGACTCATACCGTTCAGAAGTACTTCCTGCTAACTTGCTTCAAGCTCAACGTGATTACTTCGGTGCTCACACTTACGAACGTACTGACCGTCCTGGTAACTTCCACTACAGCTGGTACGAAGAACAATAA